From Lagenorhynchus albirostris chromosome 10, mLagAlb1.1, whole genome shotgun sequence, the proteins below share one genomic window:
- the FANCD2OS gene encoding LOW QUALITY PROTEIN: FANCD2 opposite strand protein (The sequence of the model RefSeq protein was modified relative to this genomic sequence to represent the inferred CDS: deleted 1 base in 1 codon; substituted 1 base at 1 genomic stop codon), whose protein sequence is MAGYQLWSPWTPLDEGFQWLQHTTPTPSKHPFRASPCFPHTPSNLEVQLCFQEVSLVLDSPFLEPGVSPKLPCHTSELRTMNNKKGLVRKLQPVCLNGVDSVFGRVITAQLPKWTGTFRVSDKSAVCKIISREHQGPTGLKEPQIQMTVTMCKXMLCSILLLYATYNKCTFALQHSK, encoded by the exons ATGGCAGGATACCAGCTCTGGTCACCATGGACCCCACTGGATGAGGGCTTCCAATGGCTGCAGCATACAACACCTACACCTTCCAAGCACCCCTTTAGGGCTTCCCCCTGTTTCCCCCACACCCCTTCTAATCTTGAAGTGCAGCTGTGCTTTCAAGAGGTCTCTCTAGTTCTAGACAGTCCATTCCTGGAGCCTGGGGTGAGTCCCAAGTTGCCCTGCCACACGTCAGAGCTCCGAACCATGAACAACAAGAAAGGGCTGGTCAGGAAGCTTCAGCCTGTCTGCCTCAATGGAGTGGATTCTGTCTTTGGCAGGGTCATCACGGCTCAGCTGCCAAAGTGGACTGGGACCTTCAGAGTTTCAGACAAGTCAGCCGTTTGCAAAATCATCAGCCGGGAGCACCAGGGGCCCACTGGACTTAAGGAA CCTCAGATTCAGATGACAGTGACCATGTGCAAATAGATGCTGTGCTCCATCCTCTTGCTGTATGCGACATACAATAAGTGCACCTTTGCCTTGCAACACTCCAAGTAA